From Methanococcus maripaludis, the proteins below share one genomic window:
- a CDS encoding cation:proton antiporter: MDISWVLFTVGVCLIFGKIGNEIMWRFGFPSVFGEILIGIIFGNLLFFGIVDSSHLTLHENDIFDFLSTVGIMFLLFLSGLEIDIHRLKKTENISIVAAVLGAVFPLIFGYISLSYFGYTTKESIVGGVILTATSIGITARLLMDLKVLKTDVGAAAISASILDDFLGLILLILAVGSGSLLGLISEITVFFIITGYLGWKLIKKYLIFAEKFHIEKTVLSFTLALMFLFSFLSESWFEVAIEGAFMAGLILSKTSEGKSLAKEIKSIGNSFLIPLFFIYTGARLNLTAFLNHEALILATILIIVGVLSKFVGWGLGAKLIGKWGLKKSIQLASASVPRAEIALINLMIAVSAGVILEENISKFIAATLIFVTFSIVITPPLLKKVFE; encoded by the coding sequence GTGGATATTTCATGGGTGTTGTTTACTGTTGGAGTATGCCTTATATTTGGAAAAATTGGAAACGAAATAATGTGGCGGTTTGGCTTTCCAAGTGTATTTGGAGAGATACTAATCGGAATAATATTTGGAAACCTGTTATTTTTTGGAATAGTTGATTCCTCTCACTTAACACTCCACGAAAACGATATTTTTGACTTTTTATCCACCGTTGGAATCATGTTTTTACTTTTTTTAAGTGGCCTTGAAATAGATATACACCGGCTTAAAAAGACAGAAAATATCTCAATAGTTGCAGCGGTACTTGGAGCGGTGTTTCCTTTAATTTTTGGATATATTTCATTATCTTATTTTGGTTACACTACCAAAGAATCTATTGTTGGCGGAGTAATTCTTACAGCTACGAGTATTGGAATTACTGCAAGGCTTTTGATGGATTTAAAAGTTTTAAAAACTGATGTGGGGGCCGCTGCAATCAGTGCGAGTATTCTTGATGATTTTTTAGGACTTATCCTTCTTATCCTCGCTGTCGGATCTGGAAGTTTGCTCGGGCTAATTTCAGAAATTACGGTATTTTTTATTATTACAGGATATTTGGGATGGAAATTGATTAAAAAATACTTAATTTTTGCAGAAAAGTTTCATATCGAAAAAACCGTTCTTTCATTTACTCTTGCTTTGATGTTTTTATTTTCATTTTTATCAGAAAGCTGGTTTGAAGTTGCAATTGAAGGGGCATTCATGGCAGGATTAATCCTTTCAAAAACTTCAGAAGGTAAATCACTCGCAAAAGAGATAAAATCAATTGGAAATTCATTTTTAATTCCATTATTTTTTATTTACACTGGAGCACGGCTGAATTTAACCGCATTTTTAAACCATGAAGCTTTAATTCTTGCTACAATTCTAATAATTGTAGGGGTTTTGAGTAAGTTTGTAGGGTGGGGGCTTGGAGCAAAATTAATTGGTAAATGGGGTCTTAAAAAATCGATACAACTTGCTTCAGCATCAGTTCCAAGAGCAGAAATAGCGCTGATAAATTTAATGATTGCAGTTTCTGCAGGCGTAATTTTAGAAGAAAATATCTCAAAATTCATTGCAGCAACGCTGATATTTGTTACATTTTCGATAGTTATAACGCCACCGCTCTTAAAAAAAGTTTTTGAATAG
- a CDS encoding ABC transporter permease has product MILLADTFNLGIGKFLVNLIDFLIDNYSGFFDLISYVIQSGVDFFHILLFSINPYLMILLIAVIVWKTVNLKSMLYSVFFLVIIVMMGLWDTSMITLSLIITSTLIALLLGIPLGIVKARSKLVSTLLDPMLDVMQTLPSLAYLIPAVLFFGIGEVPGVIATVIFAMPPAIKLTALGIEQVSNELIEVGRAFGGTSWQILTKIELPTAVPSIMMGVNQAIMLSFSMVVIAGFIGSGGLGEVIISGIQRYSLAPALEAGIAVTFLAVIFDRITRNLVGSKI; this is encoded by the coding sequence GTGATTTTGTTGGCAGATACGTTTAATCTTGGAATTGGAAAATTTTTAGTAAATTTAATAGACTTTTTAATTGATAACTACTCGGGATTTTTTGATCTCATTTCTTATGTAATTCAAAGCGGTGTTGATTTCTTTCACATCCTGCTTTTTTCAATAAATCCTTATTTGATGATATTGCTGATCGCAGTAATTGTTTGGAAAACAGTTAATCTGAAATCTATGCTGTATTCAGTATTTTTCCTAGTTATTATCGTGATGATGGGCCTTTGGGATACTTCAATGATTACCCTATCACTGATAATCACATCCACATTGATTGCCCTTTTACTTGGAATTCCTTTGGGAATTGTAAAAGCGCGTTCAAAACTAGTAAGTACGCTGCTCGATCCAATGCTCGATGTAATGCAGACACTCCCCTCATTAGCATATTTGATTCCAGCAGTGTTATTCTTTGGAATCGGGGAAGTTCCAGGAGTTATTGCAACAGTAATCTTTGCAATGCCTCCTGCAATAAAACTTACGGCACTTGGCATTGAGCAGGTATCTAACGAACTAATTGAAGTTGGAAGGGCCTTTGGAGGTACTTCTTGGCAGATATTAACAAAAATAGAACTGCCAACAGCAGTTCCTTCAATAATGATGGGCGTAAATCAGGCAATCATGCTATCATTCTCAATGGTAGTTATTGCCGGATTTATCGGCTCGGGCGGGTTAGGTGAGGTTATAATTTCAGGTATCCAGCGATATAGTTTAGCACCTGCTCTCGAAGCAGGTATTGCAGTTACATTTCTTGCGGTAATTTTTGACAGGATTACCCGTAACCTCGTGGGATCTAAAATTTAA
- a CDS encoding right-handed parallel beta-helix repeat-containing protein, whose protein sequence is MKKLDFKTVVLSLIVFLAVISAVSAQTGTPITTVYEINESGTYYLNNNITYGSGDVITITCDDVVLNGNGYVLNGSGSIYFGINATGVTNITIENVTVTGFECGIFLINTTDSRIENNTAYENEFPGIYLADSSNNTVTNNTANGNMWGIYLWSSSDNTVTNNTANGNENDGILLEKSSNNNVITYNTVNNNGYIEGGNGISLVTSSNNNVITNNNATGNNEGIYLIESSNNTVTNNTAYDNNNGISLDYSSNNTITSNNATGNLYDGIFLGGSSNNTITGNTANENNEYGIYLVESSNNTITNNNATGNGYEGISLEESSKNTITNNTANNNGYIERGTGISLVTSSNNNVITNNTNENNEYGIYLDYSSNNTITSNNANENNEYGIYLVESSNNTITGNTAYDNKRGISLGYSSNNTITGNTANYNKRGIYLDGSSNNNLLTNNTANNNTAGIYLDGSSNNTITSNNANENMNKGIYIGYSSNNVLMGNTANNNTRGIYLEESSNNTITSSTLTGNMGGIYAYESSNNTITGNTANENGNNGIFLDGSSNNVLSKNNFVGNTRAVNIFGENNEIYMNNFEGNLENVNFEAVFSNYFHSPVVKYEYNGKVYEGRLGNYYAEEDLETSIAGIFDKPYGISYWGREV, encoded by the coding sequence ATGAAAAAATTAGACTTTAAAACTGTTGTTTTATCGTTAATTGTATTTTTGGCAGTTATTTCCGCAGTATCTGCTCAGACAGGTACTCCGATAACGACCGTGTATGAAATCAACGAGTCCGGAACATATTATCTAAACAATAATATTACATACGGCAGTGGAGATGTTATAACCATTACTTGTGACGATGTCGTACTTAATGGAAATGGATATGTCTTGAATGGAAGTGGTAGTATATATTTCGGTATCAATGCTACAGGAGTTACAAATATCACAATCGAAAACGTTACAGTAACGGGTTTTGAATGCGGTATTTTTTTAATTAATACTACAGATAGCAGAATTGAAAACAACACTGCATATGAAAATGAATTTCCAGGTATTTACTTAGCTGATTCCTCAAACAACACCGTAACAAACAATACTGCAAATGGAAATATGTGGGGTATTTATTTATGGAGTTCTTCAGACAACACCGTAACAAACAATACTGCAAATGGAAATGAGAATGATGGTATTTTATTAGAAAAGTCTTCAAACAATAACGTCATTACATACAATACAGTAAACAATAATGGATATATTGAAGGGGGAAATGGTATTAGTTTAGTGACTTCTTCAAACAATAACGTCATTACAAACAATAATGCAACAGGAAATAATGAGGGTATTTACTTAATTGAGTCCTCAAACAACACCGTAACAAACAATACTGCATACGATAATAATAATGGTATTTCTTTAGATTATTCCTCAAACAACACCATAACAAGCAATAATGCAACAGGAAACCTTTATGATGGTATTTTCTTAGGGGGTTCTTCAAACAACACCATAACAGGCAATACCGCAAATGAAAACAACGAATACGGTATTTACTTAGTTGAATCCTCAAACAACACCATAACAAACAATAATGCAACAGGAAATGGGTATGAAGGTATTTCATTAGAAGAGTCTTCAAAAAATACGATTACAAACAATACTGCAAACAATAATGGATATATTGAAAGGGGAACTGGTATTAGTTTAGTGACTTCTTCAAACAATAACGTCATTACAAACAATACAAATGAAAACAACGAATACGGTATTTACTTAGATTATTCCTCAAACAACACCATAACAAGCAATAATGCAAATGAAAACAACGAATACGGTATTTACTTAGTTGAGTCCTCAAACAACACCATAACAGGCAATACTGCATACGATAATAAGCGAGGTATTAGTTTAGGCTATTCTTCAAACAACACCATAACAGGCAATACCGCAAATTATAATAAACGAGGTATTTACTTAGATGGATCTTCAAACAATAACCTGCTTACAAACAATACTGCAAACAATAATACGGCAGGTATTTACTTAGATGGGTCTTCAAACAACACCATAACAAGCAATAATGCAAATGAAAACATGAATAAAGGTATATACATAGGCTATTCTTCAAATAACGTTTTGATGGGCAATACTGCAAACAATAATACGCGAGGTATTTACTTAGAGGAATCCTCAAACAACACCATAACAAGCAGTACGTTAACTGGAAATATGGGTGGTATTTACGCATATGAGTCCTCAAACAACACCATAACAGGCAATACCGCAAATGAAAACGGAAATAATGGTATTTTCTTAGATGGGTCTTCAAACAATGTATTATCAAAAAATAATTTTGTAGGAAATACTCGTGCAGTAAATATTTTTGGTGAAAACAACGAGATATATATGAATAACTTTGAAGGTAATCTGGAAAACGTTAATTTTGAAGCAGTATTTAGCAACTACTTCCACTCCCCAGTTGTAAAATATGAATACAACGGAAAAGTCTACGAAGGAAGACTTGGAAACTACTACGCTGAAGAAGATCTCGAAACTTCAATTGCAGGAATATTTGATAAACCATATGGAATAAGCTATTGGGGAAGGGAAGTTTAA
- a CDS encoding glycine betaine ABC transporter substrate-binding protein: MKYGTLFAIALLGLAVMFSGCVQSPQSTDDTEKGTIKFGLPPWPGVTVKSNVVKVILEEQGYNVELNQLDAGITYAKLADGDLDVSLAGWLPTTHEEYWTQYGNQLEMVHVNVGKTALGLAVPTYTYEAGIQSITDLNGNEELFDGKIIGIEPGAGIMSNTEKAIDSYSLSGYELQSSSTPAMMAELARAINEDENIVVTVWEPHSVFFKFDIKMLDDPEKVYGNGDKVYTIARTDFKDDYPEVYEFFQKFEVDPSVQSEWIYKYSDEGMDPEEVAEEWVANNPELVANWTSHMN; the protein is encoded by the coding sequence ATGAAATATGGAACGTTATTTGCCATTGCCCTTTTGGGTTTGGCAGTCATGTTTTCAGGATGCGTCCAATCTCCCCAAAGTACGGACGACACTGAAAAAGGCACTATAAAATTTGGACTTCCCCCTTGGCCGGGAGTTACAGTTAAATCCAATGTTGTAAAAGTCATTCTTGAAGAGCAAGGATACAATGTTGAACTAAACCAGCTTGATGCAGGAATTACTTACGCAAAACTTGCAGATGGCGACCTTGATGTATCACTTGCAGGATGGCTGCCAACAACTCATGAAGAATACTGGACTCAGTATGGAAACCAGCTTGAAATGGTTCATGTAAATGTTGGAAAAACTGCACTCGGTCTTGCAGTTCCTACCTACACATATGAAGCAGGAATACAGTCAATTACTGACTTAAACGGTAATGAAGAATTATTCGATGGAAAAATTATTGGAATTGAACCCGGTGCTGGAATTATGTCTAACACTGAAAAAGCTATTGATTCATACAGCTTATCAGGTTATGAATTGCAGTCAAGCAGTACCCCTGCAATGATGGCAGAACTTGCACGTGCAATTAATGAAGATGAAAACATTGTAGTTACCGTTTGGGAACCCCACTCAGTTTTCTTTAAATTCGACATAAAAATGTTGGATGACCCTGAAAAAGTATATGGTAATGGTGACAAAGTATACACTATTGCAAGAACTGACTTTAAAGATGATTATCCTGAAGTATACGAATTCTTCCAGAAATTCGAAGTAGATCCAAGCGTTCAGAGCGAATGGATATACAAATACAGTGACGAAGGAATGGATCCAGAAGAAGTTGCAGAAGAATGGGTTGCAAATAACCCTGAACTTGTAGCAAACTGGACTTCACACATGAACTAA
- a CDS encoding quaternary amine ABC transporter ATP-binding protein codes for MDEPIIQVTELYKIFGKKPEKAYPLIKEGFSRQEIKEKTKQVVGLKNINFDVKRGEIFVIMGLSGSGKSTLIRCINRLIKPTFGKIVLETGADISQMSEKELLEIRRKYFGMVFQKFGLLPNRSVLENVALGLEIQGMGLEERIEKSEKALSLVGLKGWEKSKISELSGGMQQRVGLARGLAVNPEILLMDEPFSALDPLIRLEMQELLLKIQKKMKKTIIFITHDLNEAIKLGDRIMILNEEGSLVQLSHPEEILLNPQNDFVESFVKEVDKTTVIRAESLVKKPEFTLNNTIEKENAVKILGELNLDFAYVLDDSGKYIGVVNNEELQNSEKIMDCIHKIKPLEDVKTINQGLPQFISSDYPVPIVDDENNFLGYVEFEEVIKLIKE; via the coding sequence ATGGATGAACCTATTATCCAAGTAACAGAATTATACAAAATTTTTGGTAAAAAGCCAGAAAAAGCCTATCCTTTAATTAAAGAAGGTTTTTCTAGACAAGAAATAAAAGAAAAAACAAAACAGGTTGTTGGACTTAAAAATATTAATTTCGACGTTAAACGAGGAGAAATCTTTGTAATCATGGGACTTTCTGGAAGTGGAAAATCTACGCTGATAAGGTGTATTAACAGGCTTATCAAACCCACATTTGGAAAAATAGTTCTTGAAACTGGTGCAGATATTTCACAAATGTCTGAAAAAGAACTGCTCGAAATTAGAAGAAAATATTTTGGAATGGTTTTTCAAAAATTTGGACTTTTACCAAACCGTTCAGTTTTAGAAAATGTGGCTCTCGGTCTTGAAATTCAGGGAATGGGCCTTGAAGAAAGAATTGAAAAGTCAGAAAAGGCGCTTTCTCTCGTTGGACTCAAAGGCTGGGAAAAAAGTAAAATTTCAGAATTAAGTGGCGGAATGCAACAGCGTGTTGGGCTTGCAAGAGGTCTTGCAGTAAACCCTGAAATATTATTAATGGATGAACCATTCAGTGCGCTTGATCCTTTAATCAGGCTTGAAATGCAGGAACTTCTTTTAAAAATTCAGAAAAAGATGAAAAAAACAATTATATTCATAACTCACGATCTAAACGAAGCAATCAAACTTGGCGACAGGATTATGATTTTAAATGAAGAAGGAAGTCTTGTTCAGTTGTCACACCCTGAAGAAATTCTTTTAAATCCTCAAAATGATTTTGTCGAGTCTTTTGTAAAAGAAGTGGACAAAACAACAGTAATTCGAGCTGAATCGCTCGTTAAAAAACCGGAATTTACACTGAATAATACTATCGAAAAAGAGAATGCAGTTAAAATTTTAGGCGAGTTAAACCTTGATTTTGCATACGTACTCGACGATTCTGGAAAATACATTGGAGTTGTGAATAACGAGGAACTTCAAAATTCAGAAAAAATTATGGATTGTATTCATAAAATTAAACCTTTAGAAGATGTAAAAACCATTAATCAGGGATTACCTCAATTTATTTCTTCAGATTACCCTGTTCCGATAGTAGATGATGAAAACAACTTTTTAGGATATGTCGAATTTGAAGAAGTAATTAAACTTATAAAAGAATAA
- the bioA gene encoding adenosylmethionine--8-amino-7-oxononanoate transaminase: protein MKSENYSKNDLEKWDKEYVWHPFTQMKEYREGKPLLIESGEGIYLIDVDGKKYMDAVSSVWCNFFGHSEKRIADAISKQALNIGHSTQLGCGNVPSAILAKRYVDFSPEQFTKVFFSEDGAEAIEIAVKMAFEYCKLKGFTNKIKFVSVKEGYHGDTVGAMSVGGSELFHGCFEPLLFDGYHASAPYCYRCKYCNFKDTDERNKLGCEMKCLKEMEDLIRTNKDEIFCVILEAGVMGSAGMIPYPKGYIEGVAKICKELDIILILDEIATFGRLGRAFYSDMDELKELEKPDILCLGKGITGGYLPLALTLATDEIHDAFLGTFDECKQLFHGHTYAGNQIICASAIETLNILEETNICEEIRPNIKLLHENLDKLKEFPCVGDIRKSGYMIGIELVKDKETKEPYDYGYKAGYKVAGRLLEKGIYIRPIGNTLIFVLPLIIKPEEIKTLTEKIYESISELLNEKVL from the coding sequence ATGAAATCAGAAAACTATTCAAAAAATGACCTCGAAAAATGGGATAAAGAATATGTTTGGCACCCTTTTACCCAGATGAAGGAGTATAGGGAAGGAAAACCGCTTTTAATTGAAAGTGGAGAAGGAATTTATTTAATTGACGTTGACGGCAAAAAATACATGGATGCGGTTTCATCAGTCTGGTGCAACTTTTTTGGACATTCTGAAAAACGAATAGCTGATGCGATTTCAAAACAAGCACTAAATATCGGACATTCGACACAGCTTGGTTGTGGAAATGTTCCGTCCGCAATTTTGGCAAAAAGATATGTTGATTTTTCACCAGAACAGTTCACAAAAGTATTTTTTTCAGAAGATGGTGCAGAAGCTATTGAAATTGCCGTAAAAATGGCTTTTGAATACTGTAAATTAAAAGGATTTACAAATAAAATAAAATTTGTTTCAGTTAAAGAAGGCTACCATGGGGACACCGTCGGTGCAATGAGTGTTGGAGGAAGCGAACTTTTCCACGGCTGTTTTGAACCTTTGTTATTTGATGGATACCACGCAAGTGCCCCTTACTGCTACAGGTGTAAATACTGCAACTTTAAAGACACTGACGAAAGAAATAAATTAGGATGCGAGATGAAGTGTCTAAAAGAAATGGAAGATTTAATCAGGACTAATAAAGACGAGATATTCTGTGTAATTTTAGAAGCTGGTGTCATGGGCTCAGCAGGTATGATTCCCTATCCTAAAGGATACATCGAAGGAGTTGCAAAGATCTGTAAAGAGCTTGATATTATATTAATACTTGATGAAATTGCAACTTTTGGAAGACTTGGAAGGGCATTTTATTCTGATATGGATGAATTAAAAGAATTGGAAAAACCAGATATTTTATGCCTTGGAAAAGGAATTACTGGCGGATATTTACCCCTTGCACTAACTCTTGCAACCGATGAAATACATGATGCATTTTTGGGAACTTTTGATGAATGTAAACAGCTTTTCCACGGCCACACTTATGCCGGAAACCAGATAATATGTGCATCAGCAATTGAAACCTTAAATATTTTGGAAGAAACAAATATCTGTGAAGAAATAAGACCAAACATTAAATTACTGCATGAAAACCTCGATAAATTAAAAGAATTCCCTTGTGTTGGAGATATTCGAAAATCAGGATACATGATTGGAATTGAACTTGTAAAAGATAAAGAAACAAAAGAACCATACGATTACGGGTACAAAGCAGGGTACAAAGTTGCTGGAAGACTACTCGAAAAAGGAATTTACATCCGTCCGATTGGAAATACGCTGATATTTGTACTTCCATTAATAATTAAACCGGAAGAAATTAAAACGCTTACTGAAAAAATTTATGAATCGATTTCTGAACTTTTAAATGAAAAAGTACTTTAA
- the kamA gene encoding lysine 2,3-aminomutase: MNELSDESILKYTKKISENATIDNWNDYKWQLSNSIKDVDTLENFLGITFDEKEKTEIQKAIDVFPMSITPYYASLIDTKNLDKDPIYKQSVASSKELILENFEMEDPLSEDEDSPVIGITHRYPDRVLFYINPNCAMYCRHCTRKRKVSEKSSNPSKEEIQKAIDYIKNNDKIRDVLLSGGDPLLLSDEFLDWILSEISSIKHVELIRIGSRVPVVLPQRITDNLVNVLKKYHPIWINTHYNHPVEITKESKKALDKLSDSGIPLGNQTVLLAGVNDCPYVMRKLNQKLVSSRVRPYYLYQCDLSKGISHFRTSVSKGLEIIESLIGHTTGFAVPRYVVDAPGGGGKIPVMPNYVVSWGSDRVILRNYEGIITSYVEPSDYGGCSKNCDTCDRMCIGDFEINQTGIEKLITDVDNSISLIPENNERVARRDD, translated from the coding sequence TTGAACGAATTAAGTGACGAAAGTATATTAAAATATACAAAAAAAATTTCAGAAAATGCCACAATTGATAATTGGAACGATTACAAGTGGCAGCTTTCAAATTCAATTAAAGATGTTGATACGTTAGAAAATTTTTTAGGAATAACTTTTGATGAAAAAGAGAAAACAGAAATCCAAAAAGCGATAGATGTATTTCCAATGTCAATTACTCCATACTATGCAAGTTTAATTGATACAAAAAATTTAGACAAAGATCCAATTTATAAACAAAGCGTGGCATCTTCAAAAGAACTCATACTTGAAAATTTTGAAATGGAAGATCCATTATCTGAAGATGAAGACTCCCCGGTTATTGGAATAACCCACCGGTATCCTGACAGAGTTTTATTTTATATAAACCCAAACTGCGCAATGTACTGCAGGCACTGCACGAGAAAAAGAAAAGTTTCTGAAAAAAGCAGTAATCCTTCAAAAGAAGAGATTCAAAAAGCAATCGATTATATTAAAAATAACGATAAAATAAGAGATGTTTTACTTTCAGGAGGAGACCCTCTTTTACTTTCCGATGAATTTTTAGACTGGATACTGTCAGAAATAAGTAGCATAAAACACGTTGAACTCATAAGAATCGGATCAAGAGTTCCCGTGGTTCTTCCTCAAAGAATTACTGATAATTTAGTCAATGTTTTGAAAAAATACCATCCAATCTGGATAAATACCCACTACAACCATCCCGTGGAGATTACTAAAGAATCTAAAAAAGCACTCGATAAACTTTCAGATTCTGGAATTCCCCTTGGAAATCAGACGGTACTTTTAGCAGGAGTTAACGACTGTCCATATGTCATGAGAAAATTGAATCAAAAACTCGTTTCGTCAAGAGTAAGGCCATACTATCTTTACCAGTGCGATTTATCAAAAGGAATTTCTCATTTTAGAACTTCAGTTAGTAAAGGATTGGAAATTATTGAAAGTTTAATCGGGCATACAACCGGATTTGCAGTTCCCAGATACGTTGTAGATGCACCGGGAGGCGGTGGAAAAATTCCTGTGATGCCAAATTACGTGGTTTCATGGGGTTCTGACCGAGTAATTTTAAGAAATTATGAAGGAATTATCACATCATACGTTGAACCGTCAGATTACGGTGGATGCAGTAAAAATTGCGATACGTGTGACAGAATGTGTATTGGGGACTTTGAAATTAATCAAACGGGAATTGAAAAATTAATAACCGATGTAGACAATTCAATTTCATTAATCCCTGAAAACAACGAGCGAGTTGCCAGGAGGGATGACTAA
- the ablB gene encoding putative beta-lysine N-acetyltransferase, which produces METIIEINDSIIQISDLNDRIYIMKLGKDVGELITHVDSVCNEKKLSKVFAKVSGNQKELFEKNGYICEGKLENYYSNDDAYFMSKFFEESRKISKFSKEAEDVLNYVKTVDIDSSVKFDENFHLKIANETDAEKLSKHYSKVFKTYPFPIDDPNYILKTMQTNVKYFIIEDNGKIVAASSCEMDITNKCVEMTDFAVLEEYQKLGLSKYLLYIMEKIMKDNGYRVFYTIARSISYGMNITFKKMGYIYSGTAVNNTNICGKFEDMNFWYKLVE; this is translated from the coding sequence ATGGAAACAATAATCGAAATAAATGATTCAATTATTCAAATAAGTGACTTAAATGATAGAATATACATAATGAAGCTTGGAAAAGACGTGGGCGAATTAATTACGCATGTTGACAGTGTATGCAATGAAAAAAAGCTTTCAAAAGTTTTTGCAAAAGTTTCAGGAAATCAAAAGGAACTTTTTGAAAAAAACGGTTATATTTGTGAAGGAAAACTTGAAAATTACTATTCAAATGATGATGCATATTTTATGTCTAAATTTTTTGAAGAATCTCGAAAAATATCAAAATTTTCAAAAGAAGCAGAAGATGTTTTAAATTATGTGAAAACTGTTGATATAGATTCATCCGTAAAATTTGATGAAAATTTTCACTTAAAAATTGCAAATGAAACCGATGCAGAAAAACTATCAAAACACTATTCAAAAGTTTTTAAAACGTATCCTTTTCCAATAGACGATCCAAATTATATATTAAAGACAATGCAGACAAACGTAAAATACTTTATAATTGAAGATAATGGTAAAATCGTTGCAGCATCGTCTTGTGAAATGGATATTACGAATAAATGCGTTGAAATGACCGATTTTGCAGTTCTTGAAGAATATCAAAAATTAGGGCTTTCTAAATATCTACTATATATAATGGAAAAAATAATGAAAGACAATGGATACAGGGTTTTTTACACGATTGCAAGAAGTATCTCGTATGGGATGAATATTACTTTTAAAAAAATGGGCTATATTTACAGTGGAACAGCAGTTAATAATACAAATATCTGCGGTAAATTTGAAGACATGAACTTTTGGTACAAACTCGTAGAATAA
- a CDS encoding CBS domain-containing protein has translation MKELETAIAKYHAMKLKDILPPIDSLPVLCTDSSVMDVLEILRTRHHVWVINCKEDGKLIGVIRYLDVINFIMPPEKHSTFIGTTRTVLMSIQGGAEIASEVMEKSAIKINHNKSVLDALEKMKNYNLQLLAVVDDENRLIGEISLRILINKFLDLCF, from the coding sequence ATGAAAGAACTTGAAACGGCAATTGCCAAGTACCATGCAATGAAATTGAAGGATATTCTTCCACCAATTGATAGCTTGCCGGTTTTATGTACTGATTCTTCAGTCATGGATGTTTTGGAGATACTTAGAACAAGACACCACGTCTGGGTAATAAACTGCAAAGAAGATGGAAAACTTATCGGGGTAATTCGTTACTTAGACGTTATTAATTTTATAATGCCTCCTGAAAAGCATTCGACATTTATTGGAACAACTAGAACGGTTTTAATGTCAATACAGGGCGGGGCAGAAATTGCAAGCGAAGTAATGGAAAAAAGTGCGATTAAAATAAATCACAACAAGTCTGTTTTAGATGCACTTGAAAAGATGAAAAATTATAATTTGCAACTTTTAGCTGTGGTTGATGATGAAAATAGGTTAATTGGTGAAATTAGCCTCAGGATATTGATAAATAAGTTTCTTGATCTCTGCTTTTAG
- a CDS encoding NifB/NifX family molybdenum-iron cluster-binding protein — translation MESLKVAIASTDGVNVNMHFGAATHFLIFEIKDNVAEFLEFRENPTKHIKDHTDRWNYALELLKDCGAIFCSRMGDHPKSVLEGKGMKVVMTENTLKDALKEFLTA, via the coding sequence ATGGAGAGTTTGAAAGTAGCAATTGCATCAACTGATGGTGTAAATGTCAACATGCACTTCGGAGCTGCCACACATTTTCTTATTTTTGAAATAAAAGATAATGTAGCAGAATTTTTAGAATTTAGGGAAAACCCAACAAAACATATAAAAGACCACACTGACAGGTGGAACTATGCACTCGAACTTTTAAAAGACTGTGGTGCAATCTTTTGTAGCAGAATGGGGGACCATCCTAAATCTGTACTCGAAGGAAAAGGCATGAAAGTAGTTATGACAGAAAATACATTAAAAGACGCTTTAAAAGAGTTTTTAACCGCCTAA